A single Symbiobacterium thermophilum IAM 14863 DNA region contains:
- a CDS encoding sodium-dependent transporter, translating to MEAQRDQWKSRSGFIFATIGAAVGLGNFWRFPFMAYQNGGGAFLLPYFVALLTAGVPLMILEFGFGHKMRTATITAFKKLNRRFEWIGWWQITVPVVVVTFYSVIISWSLRYLIFSFTQAWGDDPGTFFSSDFLGITSGPLELGGLRWGIFAAVAVVWFANYYISAQGISGGIEKACKIMTPFLIVAMLIFVIRGITLPGATYGLNYFLNPDFSKIMDPGVWVAAYSQVFFSTTLAVGVMIAYASYVPEDSDLANNAFITVFANSSFDFMAGLAVFSTLGYAAVTAGVPFEEMAVAGPGVAFVAFPKAISMLPGPTWLQSLFGILFFSALLLAGISSSISQMESFASAVIDRFGVDRKKLLGWFSLIGFAFSALFATGAGVHILDIVDHFVGSYAIAILGLVEAIVLGYIMGTARIREHVNLTSDIRVGMWWDVLVKYVTPVLLGYNILSNFISEFREPYAGYPTGALVLFGWVVAIAMFGTSLFMQWRSQQLDVTGGEVG from the coding sequence ATGGAGGCACAGCGCGATCAGTGGAAATCCCGATCCGGATTCATCTTCGCCACGATCGGTGCTGCCGTGGGGCTGGGGAACTTCTGGCGTTTCCCGTTCATGGCGTATCAGAACGGCGGCGGGGCGTTCCTGCTTCCCTACTTCGTGGCCCTGCTCACGGCCGGCGTCCCCCTGATGATCCTGGAGTTCGGCTTCGGCCACAAGATGCGCACCGCGACGATCACCGCCTTCAAAAAGCTGAACCGGCGGTTCGAGTGGATCGGCTGGTGGCAGATCACCGTCCCCGTGGTCGTCGTGACGTTCTACAGCGTGATCATCTCCTGGTCGCTCCGCTACCTCATCTTCAGCTTTACCCAGGCCTGGGGTGACGATCCGGGGACCTTCTTCAGCAGCGACTTCCTGGGGATTACCTCCGGCCCCCTGGAGCTGGGCGGCCTGCGCTGGGGGATCTTCGCCGCCGTCGCGGTGGTCTGGTTCGCCAACTACTACATCTCCGCGCAGGGCATCTCCGGCGGCATCGAGAAGGCATGCAAGATCATGACGCCCTTCCTCATCGTGGCGATGCTCATCTTCGTCATCCGCGGCATCACGCTGCCGGGCGCCACCTACGGGCTCAACTACTTCCTCAACCCGGACTTCAGCAAGATCATGGACCCCGGCGTCTGGGTGGCCGCCTACAGCCAGGTCTTCTTCTCGACCACCCTGGCGGTGGGCGTGATGATCGCCTATGCCAGCTACGTGCCTGAGGACTCGGACCTGGCCAACAACGCCTTCATTACCGTCTTCGCCAACTCATCCTTTGACTTCATGGCCGGTCTGGCGGTCTTTTCGACCCTGGGCTACGCGGCGGTCACCGCCGGCGTGCCGTTTGAGGAGATGGCCGTGGCAGGTCCCGGCGTCGCCTTCGTCGCCTTCCCCAAGGCCATTTCGATGCTGCCCGGTCCCACCTGGCTGCAGTCGCTGTTCGGTATCCTGTTCTTCTCTGCACTGCTGCTTGCCGGCATCTCGTCCTCGATCTCGCAGATGGAATCCTTCGCCTCGGCGGTGATCGACCGGTTCGGCGTGGACCGCAAGAAGCTGCTGGGCTGGTTCTCCCTCATCGGGTTTGCCTTCAGCGCCCTGTTTGCCACCGGCGCCGGCGTGCACATCCTCGACATCGTCGACCATTTCGTGGGCAGCTACGCCATCGCCATCCTGGGTCTGGTGGAGGCCATCGTGCTGGGCTATATCATGGGCACCGCCAGGATCCGGGAGCACGTGAACCTCACCTCCGACATCCGGGTCGGCATGTGGTGGGACGTGCTGGTCAAGTACGTCACCCCGGTGCTCCTGGGTTACAACATCCTCTCCAACTTCATCAGCGAGTTCCGGGAGCCGTACGCCGGCTACCCGACCGGCGCCCTGGTCCTCTTCGGCTGGGTGGTGGCCATCGCCATGTTCGGCACTTCGCTGTTCATGCAGTGGCGCTCGCAGCAGCTTGACGTGACCGGCGGGGAGGTGGGCTAG
- the leuS gene encoding leucine--tRNA ligase, giving the protein MAEERFDFREAEPRWQRRWDEEGIYKVERDLSRPKYYALAMFPYPSGKLHMGHVRNYTIVDVIARYRRMKGYNVLHPMGFDSFGMPAENAAIQHGANPAVWTRENIAEMTAQLKQMGYSYDWSRAVYTYREDYYRWTQWLFLQFYKKGLAYKKTAPVNWCPSCQTVLANEQVEDGRCWRCDSVVTKKDLAQWFFRITQYADELLEDLKLLEGGWPEQVRIMQQNWIGRSEGARVEFTLEATGDKIPIFTTRPDTIYGVTFMVVAPEHPIVEKICTSGLIPEERVAAIRAFQEKMKHLSEIARTSTEAEKEGLYTGLDVINPFNGEKAQLWIANYVLMDYGTGAVMGVPAHDQRDFEFAQKYGLPVKVVIQNPEGTLRAEEMTAAYVEPGIMVNSGPFDGTPNLEGIPKVIAYAEEQGFGQKTVSYRLRDWLISRQRAWGAPIPIVYCDKCGTVPVPEKDLPVRLPDDLDFTGEGGSPLARHEGFVNTTCPQCGGPARRETDTMDTFVCSSWYFLRYTDPQNAERPWNREDVDYWMPVDQYVGGIEHAVLHLLYARFFTKVLRDMGLVKVDEPFARLLTQGMVLKDGSKMSKSKGNTVSPEEMIAKYGADAVRLFIMFAAPPERDLDWSDAGIEGAARFVNRFYRMVVSALPAYQHARSLLPINPADPASVMGALSEAEIAEGLAKAAPNLTAEDRELRRVIHATVKRITADLHDRFAFNTAISGLMEMTNAIYAYREKQHAEQNTSALVLAEAVQKAVLIIAPFCPHLADELWSRMGHPRSIHLEPWPAYDEEVAKADTVEIVVQINGRVRDRLEVPAGISAAEMEAVAMASEKVQALVAGKQIVKVVPVPGKLVNIVVKG; this is encoded by the coding sequence ATGGCAGAGGAACGCTTCGACTTCCGGGAAGCCGAGCCCCGGTGGCAGCGCCGGTGGGACGAGGAGGGCATCTACAAGGTCGAGAGAGACCTGAGCCGGCCGAAGTATTACGCGCTGGCGATGTTCCCCTACCCGTCGGGCAAGCTGCACATGGGCCACGTGCGCAACTACACCATCGTCGACGTCATCGCCCGCTACCGGCGGATGAAGGGGTACAACGTGCTGCATCCCATGGGGTTCGACTCCTTCGGCATGCCGGCGGAGAACGCGGCCATCCAGCACGGCGCCAACCCGGCGGTATGGACGCGGGAGAACATCGCCGAGATGACGGCGCAGCTGAAGCAGATGGGGTACTCCTACGACTGGTCCCGGGCGGTGTACACCTACCGCGAGGACTATTACCGGTGGACCCAGTGGCTCTTCCTGCAGTTCTACAAGAAGGGGCTGGCGTACAAGAAGACCGCCCCGGTCAACTGGTGTCCCTCCTGCCAGACCGTGCTGGCCAACGAGCAGGTGGAGGACGGCCGGTGCTGGCGCTGCGACTCGGTGGTCACCAAGAAGGACCTCGCCCAGTGGTTCTTCCGCATCACCCAGTACGCCGATGAGCTGCTGGAGGATCTGAAGCTGCTGGAGGGCGGCTGGCCCGAGCAGGTCCGCATCATGCAGCAGAACTGGATCGGCCGCTCCGAGGGCGCCAGGGTGGAGTTCACGCTGGAAGCCACGGGCGACAAGATCCCGATCTTCACCACCCGGCCGGACACCATCTACGGCGTCACCTTCATGGTGGTCGCCCCGGAGCATCCGATCGTGGAGAAGATCTGCACCTCCGGCCTGATCCCGGAGGAGCGGGTGGCCGCCATCCGGGCCTTCCAGGAGAAGATGAAGCACCTCTCCGAGATCGCCCGTACCTCCACCGAGGCGGAGAAGGAAGGGCTGTACACCGGGCTTGACGTCATCAACCCGTTCAACGGGGAGAAGGCGCAGCTCTGGATCGCCAACTACGTGCTGATGGACTACGGCACCGGCGCCGTGATGGGCGTGCCCGCCCACGACCAGCGGGACTTCGAGTTCGCGCAGAAGTACGGGCTGCCGGTGAAGGTGGTCATCCAGAACCCGGAGGGGACGCTCAGGGCGGAGGAGATGACCGCGGCCTACGTCGAGCCGGGGATCATGGTCAACTCCGGCCCCTTTGACGGGACGCCCAACCTGGAGGGCATCCCCAAGGTTATCGCCTACGCCGAGGAGCAGGGGTTCGGCCAGAAGACCGTCTCCTACCGGCTGCGGGACTGGCTGATCAGCCGTCAGCGGGCCTGGGGCGCGCCGATCCCCATCGTGTACTGCGACAAGTGCGGCACCGTCCCCGTGCCGGAGAAGGACCTGCCCGTGCGGCTGCCGGACGACCTGGATTTCACCGGCGAGGGCGGCTCGCCGCTGGCCCGGCACGAGGGCTTCGTGAACACCACCTGCCCGCAGTGCGGCGGCCCCGCCCGGCGGGAGACCGACACGATGGACACCTTCGTCTGCTCCTCCTGGTACTTCCTGCGTTACACCGACCCGCAGAACGCGGAGAGGCCGTGGAACCGGGAGGACGTGGACTACTGGATGCCGGTGGACCAGTACGTGGGCGGCATCGAGCATGCCGTGCTGCACCTGCTCTACGCCCGCTTCTTCACCAAGGTCCTGCGGGACATGGGGCTGGTGAAGGTCGACGAGCCCTTCGCCCGGCTGCTCACCCAGGGTATGGTGCTGAAGGACGGCTCCAAGATGTCCAAGTCCAAGGGCAACACCGTCTCCCCTGAGGAGATGATCGCCAAGTACGGCGCCGATGCCGTGCGGCTGTTCATCATGTTCGCCGCCCCGCCGGAGCGCGACCTGGACTGGTCGGACGCCGGCATCGAAGGGGCCGCACGGTTTGTCAACCGCTTCTACCGCATGGTCGTTTCGGCGCTGCCCGCCTACCAGCACGCCCGCAGCCTGCTGCCCATCAACCCGGCCGACCCGGCGTCGGTCATGGGCGCCCTCTCCGAGGCGGAGATCGCCGAGGGGCTGGCCAAGGCCGCCCCGAACCTGACGGCGGAGGACCGGGAGCTCCGGCGGGTCATCCATGCCACGGTCAAGCGCATCACGGCCGACCTGCACGACCGGTTCGCCTTCAACACGGCGATCTCCGGCCTGATGGAGATGACCAACGCCATCTACGCCTACCGGGAGAAGCAGCACGCGGAGCAGAACACCAGCGCGCTGGTGCTGGCCGAGGCGGTGCAGAAGGCGGTGCTCATCATCGCTCCGTTCTGCCCGCACCTGGCCGACGAGCTGTGGTCCCGGATGGGTCACCCCCGCTCCATCCACCTGGAGCCCTGGCCGGCGTACGACGAGGAGGTCGCCAAGGCCGACACCGTCGAGATCGTCGTGCAGATCAACGGCCGGGTGCGCGACCGGCTGGAGGTGCCGGCGGGCATCAGCGCCGCCGAGATGGAGGCGGTGGCCATGGCTTCCGAGAAGGTGCAGGCGCTGGTGGCCGGGAAGCAGATCGTGAAGGTCGTTCCGGTGCCGGGCAAGCTGGTCAACATTGTGGTGAAAGGGTAA
- a CDS encoding MetS family NSS transporter small subunit, with amino-acid sequence MPQTTGLLPGSIAMIIFGAALLWGGLAFFITTALRAEQKK; translated from the coding sequence ATGCCGCAGACGACCGGCCTGCTGCCGGGATCCATCGCCATGATCATCTTCGGCGCCGCCCTGTTGTGGGGAGGACTCGCGTTCTTCATCACGACGGCGCTCCGGGCCGAACAGAAGAAGTAG
- a CDS encoding tryptophanase codes for MPKGEPFKIKMVEPIRLIPREDRERALKEAHYNPFFLRSSDVYIDLLTDSGTGAMSQFQWSAMMLGDESYAGASSYYRLKETVTDITGYEYVIPTHQGRGAEKVAFSQLITRPGMYVLSNMFFDTTRGHVQLAGGRPVDLLIDVPTEEYHPFKGNMDTERLEQFIREHGAENIACIVMTVTNNSAGGQPVSMANIRETYQIARKYGVLVLFDVARYAENCHFIRMREEGYADKHPIDIAREMFSYGDGLMMSAKKDALVNIGGLLAFRDEELFTKVGAAVVPFEGFLTYGGLAGRDLEAMAVGLREALDPDYLAYRVGQVQYLGEMLRNAGIPIQWPVGGHAVFIDAAKFLPHVPWDQFPGHALTLALYLEGGVRTVEVGSLMIGRDPETGENVRGPFEFTRLAIPRRVYTNLHLEDVAETVINAFQKREEIRGVKFAREPKVLRHFTAWFDPA; via the coding sequence GTGCCCAAGGGCGAGCCCTTCAAGATCAAGATGGTGGAGCCCATCCGGCTGATCCCCCGGGAGGACCGTGAGCGGGCGCTGAAGGAAGCGCATTACAACCCGTTCTTCCTCCGATCTTCTGACGTCTACATCGACCTGCTCACCGACTCCGGTACGGGCGCGATGAGCCAGTTCCAGTGGTCCGCCATGATGCTGGGCGACGAGTCGTACGCCGGCGCAAGCAGCTACTACAGGCTGAAAGAGACGGTCACCGACATCACGGGGTACGAGTACGTCATCCCGACCCACCAGGGCCGCGGCGCAGAGAAGGTCGCCTTCTCGCAGCTCATCACCCGGCCGGGCATGTACGTGCTTTCCAACATGTTCTTCGACACGACCCGCGGCCACGTGCAGCTGGCCGGCGGCCGGCCCGTCGATCTGCTCATCGACGTACCCACCGAGGAGTACCACCCCTTCAAGGGCAACATGGACACGGAGAGGCTGGAGCAGTTCATCCGGGAGCACGGTGCGGAGAACATCGCCTGCATCGTGATGACCGTGACCAACAACTCCGCGGGCGGGCAGCCCGTCTCCATGGCCAACATCCGGGAGACTTACCAGATCGCCCGGAAGTACGGCGTGCTGGTCCTGTTCGACGTGGCCCGGTACGCCGAGAACTGCCACTTCATCCGGATGCGGGAGGAAGGCTACGCCGACAAGCACCCCATCGACATCGCCCGGGAGATGTTCTCCTACGGCGACGGGCTGATGATGAGTGCCAAGAAGGACGCGCTGGTCAACATCGGCGGGCTCCTCGCCTTTCGGGATGAGGAACTGTTCACCAAGGTCGGCGCGGCCGTGGTGCCGTTCGAGGGCTTCCTGACCTACGGCGGCCTGGCCGGGCGCGATCTGGAGGCCATGGCGGTGGGCCTCCGGGAGGCGCTGGACCCCGACTACCTGGCGTACCGGGTGGGGCAGGTGCAGTACCTGGGCGAGATGTTGCGGAACGCGGGCATCCCGATCCAGTGGCCGGTGGGCGGCCATGCGGTGTTCATCGATGCCGCGAAGTTCCTGCCGCACGTCCCGTGGGACCAGTTCCCCGGCCATGCCCTGACCCTCGCGCTCTACCTGGAGGGCGGCGTGCGCACCGTAGAGGTCGGCTCGCTGATGATCGGCCGCGACCCCGAGACCGGCGAGAACGTGCGAGGCCCGTTCGAGTTCACCCGGCTGGCGATTCCGCGGCGGGTCTACACCAACCTGCACCTGGAGGACGTCGCCGAGACCGTGATCAACGCCTTTCAGAAGCGCGAGGAGATCCGCGGCGTGAAGTTCGCCCGGGAGCCCAAGGTGCTCCGCCACTTCACGGCCTGGTTCGACCCGGCTTAG